The following are encoded together in the Deinococcus soli (ex Cha et al. 2016) genome:
- a CDS encoding ABC transporter substrate-binding protein, whose translation MKGILTLITLSGALSGAAAATSYPLTITDDLGRKVTLKAEPKRIVSVLPSTSETVCALGLCDRLVGVDDYSDYPQQVTKLPKVGGLYNPNIEAMVALKPDVVLVSQYGKLAEPLTQAGVTVIAVNPETYDEVFSKTLLLGKILNREAQAKTLVGKIKGDIARVEILTKNAVRKPTAYFEIDPTPYSIGPNSFMGVLLTKAGARNIIPASMGDFPKVDPEFIVKANPQLILGVDARTAGARPGWSGISALKTGKVRDIPAELNTMLGRPGPRLGQALMGLAKLIHPELFR comes from the coding sequence ATGAAAGGCATCCTGACCCTGATCACCCTGAGCGGCGCCCTGAGTGGCGCGGCCGCCGCGACCTCCTACCCGCTGACGATCACCGACGACCTGGGCCGCAAGGTGACCCTGAAGGCCGAGCCGAAACGGATCGTCAGCGTGCTGCCCAGCACCAGCGAGACCGTGTGCGCGCTGGGCCTGTGCGACCGGCTGGTGGGCGTGGACGACTACAGCGACTACCCGCAGCAGGTGACGAAACTGCCCAAGGTGGGCGGCCTGTACAACCCGAACATCGAGGCGATGGTGGCCCTGAAACCCGACGTGGTGCTCGTCAGCCAGTACGGGAAGCTGGCCGAGCCGCTGACGCAGGCGGGCGTCACCGTGATCGCCGTGAACCCCGAGACGTACGACGAGGTGTTCAGCAAGACGCTGCTGCTCGGGAAGATCCTGAACCGCGAGGCTCAGGCCAAGACGCTCGTCGGGAAGATCAAGGGCGACATCGCGCGCGTGGAGATCCTCACGAAGAACGCCGTGCGCAAACCCACCGCGTACTTCGAGATCGACCCCACGCCGTACTCGATCGGGCCGAACTCGTTCATGGGCGTGCTGCTCACCAAGGCGGGCGCGCGGAACATCATCCCCGCCAGCATGGGCGACTTCCCGAAGGTGGACCCCGAATTCATCGTGAAGGCCAACCCGCAGCTGATCCTGGGCGTGGACGCCAGGACGGCGGGCGCGCGCCCCGGCTGGAGCGGCATCAGCGCCCTGAAAACCGGGAAGGTCCGGGACATCCCGGCGGAGCTGAACACCATGCTGGGCCGCCCGGGACCGCGCCTGGGGCAGGCGCTGATGGGCCTGGCGAAACTGATTCACCCGGAACTGTTCAGGTAA
- a CDS encoding pilus assembly PilX family protein, translating into MNTSHGGRFSRPEQGVALVVTLLFTGIVLMIIVMTSATLVTGARSGGAEERRAYQALLAAESGLNTVMVRVNRRLTSTPYTGSTQTDLQTWLGGLNSDPEAALFPATLTFTPNSADTFTVESRGSAAGAVKIALQDFTLKPVYLSTGMRLRAALTSLPRINANGNATITGQSNRGQITTLAGTGVSAALGSSVVTVTVTDASGLTRGDYVQVPAGTAGQRFRVDGISGAQLSLTSVPGPLATALAATAGTGVDLILNAAAQTTTSVTDPLTQRVSNAADFTPGEVVTVGGFKATVTAISSSGSGPDGLVLDWQAGQPAAIPEGTEITRDLSAMRSANAIDVKDTDKALSNFTMDGSQDCVITGTKPNTSVKCEGAADPLLTNGSALEADKFFTQQLLGMTDTQLNELVPLSYPDASGKFPPMVNAIRRIRAQDFDAMLKNSTSSGLLIVDGDINSNVNGNTIFNGFIYFRGNQGGKFNGNLTVNGAIAVRGGPIEGITTDDVVTDITGSLNINFNAVKLRQLLMNTRGGLTLNDTQGTWRQR; encoded by the coding sequence ATGAACACGTCTCATGGGGGGAGGTTCAGCAGACCTGAGCAGGGGGTGGCACTGGTCGTCACCCTGCTGTTCACCGGGATCGTCCTGATGATCATCGTCATGACCAGCGCCACCCTGGTCACCGGCGCGCGCAGCGGCGGCGCCGAGGAACGCCGCGCGTACCAGGCGCTGCTCGCCGCCGAGAGCGGCCTGAACACCGTCATGGTGCGCGTCAACCGCCGCCTGACCAGCACGCCGTACACCGGCAGCACCCAGACGGACCTGCAGACCTGGCTGGGCGGCCTGAACAGCGACCCCGAAGCGGCCCTGTTTCCCGCCACGTTGACCTTCACCCCGAACAGCGCCGACACCTTCACCGTCGAGTCACGCGGCAGCGCCGCGGGCGCCGTCAAGATCGCGCTGCAGGACTTCACCCTGAAACCGGTCTACCTGTCCACCGGCATGCGGCTGCGCGCCGCCCTGACCTCGCTGCCGCGCATCAACGCCAACGGCAACGCGACCATCACCGGGCAGTCGAACCGCGGCCAGATCACCACGCTGGCCGGGACCGGCGTCAGCGCCGCGCTGGGCAGCAGCGTCGTGACCGTGACCGTCACCGACGCCAGCGGCCTGACCAGGGGCGACTACGTGCAGGTTCCCGCCGGTACCGCCGGGCAGCGCTTCCGGGTGGACGGCATCAGCGGCGCGCAGCTGAGCCTGACCAGCGTGCCCGGCCCACTCGCGACCGCGCTGGCCGCCACCGCCGGGACCGGCGTGGACCTGATCCTGAACGCGGCCGCCCAGACGACCACCAGCGTCACCGATCCCCTCACGCAGCGCGTGTCGAACGCCGCGGACTTCACGCCCGGGGAAGTCGTCACCGTCGGCGGCTTCAAGGCGACCGTCACCGCGATCAGCAGCAGCGGCAGCGGCCCCGACGGGCTGGTCCTGGACTGGCAGGCCGGGCAGCCCGCCGCCATCCCCGAGGGCACCGAGATCACCCGCGACCTGTCCGCCATGCGCAGCGCCAACGCCATCGACGTGAAGGACACCGACAAGGCCCTGAGTAACTTCACCATGGACGGCAGTCAAGACTGCGTGATCACCGGCACCAAACCGAACACCAGCGTCAAGTGCGAGGGCGCCGCCGATCCACTGCTCACGAACGGATCGGCGCTGGAAGCCGACAAGTTCTTCACGCAGCAGCTGCTGGGCATGACCGACACGCAGCTGAACGAGCTCGTGCCGCTGTCCTACCCGGATGCCAGCGGCAAGTTCCCGCCGATGGTGAACGCCATCCGCCGCATCCGCGCGCAGGACTTCGACGCCATGCTCAAGAACAGCACCTCCAGCGGCCTGCTCATCGTGGACGGCGACATCAACTCCAACGTCAACGGCAACACCATCTTCAACGGTTTCATCTACTTCCGCGGGAACCAGGGCGGAAAGTTCAATGGGAACCTCACCGTGAACGGCGCCATCGCCGTGCGTGGCGGCCCGATCGAGGGCATCACCACCGACGATGTCGTCACCGACATCACCGGCAGCCTCAACATCAACTTCAATGCCGTGAAGCTCCGTCAATTGCTGATGAACACGCGTGGCGGCCTGACGCTGAACGACACCCAGGGCACCTGGAGGCAACGGTGA
- a CDS encoding prepilin-type N-terminal cleavage/methylation domain-containing protein, with protein sequence MNRTTHEAGLTLIEVLIALAIFTVLSIAVLGVLPTLFKVNRSNQNDQAVTVAAKAFMESVRTGYSAQSTFDAGTLPAAPDTSLMGGLTCTTSQTNPVPTWVTATGSPMLRRVTLSCTGSGQPTYAFTLDFGRPVGTPGGAGS encoded by the coding sequence ATGAACCGTACCACGCACGAAGCGGGCCTGACGCTGATCGAGGTGCTGATCGCCCTGGCGATCTTCACAGTGCTGAGTATCGCCGTGCTGGGCGTCCTGCCCACCCTGTTCAAGGTGAACCGCAGCAACCAGAACGACCAGGCCGTCACGGTGGCCGCCAAGGCCTTCATGGAATCTGTCCGCACCGGGTACAGCGCCCAGAGCACCTTCGACGCGGGCACGCTGCCCGCCGCGCCCGACACCAGCCTGATGGGCGGCCTGACCTGCACCACCAGCCAGACCAACCCGGTCCCGACCTGGGTGACCGCCACCGGCAGCCCGATGCTGCGCCGCGTCACGCTGAGCTGCACCGGGAGCGGCCAGCCGACCTACGCCTTCACGCTGGACTTCGGGCGTCCGGTCGGCACGCCGGGCGGGGCGGGCTCGTGA
- a CDS encoding flavin reductase family protein has product MTPADSAPAALPVAHFDLTALPGAARYKLLTATVTPRPIAWVSTLGEGGHVNLAPYSFFGLMGSDPPVVAFAPGDRPDGTPKDTALNIASGGEFTVNLVSEALAVTMNATATDFPHGQGEPDALGISLAPGVKVAVPRVAAAPAALECREVQTVLIGRTRIILGEVLGLTLRSDAVQDVDRHHVDTGLLDLIGRMGGRGTYARTRDTFVIDRIPFEEWQKGQGDVGSGK; this is encoded by the coding sequence ATGACCCCCGCCGATTCTGCACCGGCCGCCCTGCCAGTGGCGCACTTCGACCTGACGGCGCTGCCCGGCGCGGCGCGGTACAAGCTGCTCACGGCGACCGTTACGCCCCGCCCGATCGCGTGGGTGAGCACGCTGGGCGAGGGCGGGCACGTGAACCTCGCGCCGTATTCCTTCTTCGGCCTGATGGGCAGCGACCCACCCGTCGTGGCGTTCGCGCCCGGCGACCGGCCCGACGGCACGCCGAAGGACACCGCGCTGAATATCGCCTCTGGCGGCGAGTTCACCGTGAACCTCGTCAGCGAGGCGCTGGCCGTCACCATGAATGCCACCGCCACCGACTTCCCGCACGGGCAGGGGGAACCGGACGCGCTGGGCATTTCCCTCGCGCCGGGCGTGAAGGTCGCGGTGCCGCGCGTGGCCGCCGCGCCCGCCGCGCTGGAATGCCGCGAGGTGCAGACCGTGCTGATCGGCCGCACCCGCATCATCCTGGGCGAGGTGCTGGGCCTGACCCTGCGCTCGGACGCCGTGCAGGACGTCGACCGGCACCACGTGGACACGGGCTTGCTGGACCTGATCGGCCGCATGGGCGGACGCGGCACGTACGCCCGCACGCGCGACACCTTCGTCATCGACCGTATTCCCTTCGAGGAGTGGCAGAAGGGGCAGGGGGACGTGGGGAGTGGGAAGTGA
- a CDS encoding pilus assembly FimT family protein, whose product MRPAGFTLLEVLIVVAIVGILAALGLGSYTRWRASSAVGEGTQVFTQAVNAARTGAKRLNTCQEVLLTAVSASPSLTVRSYPGSTCSGTPTTRTLNLPAGVQASLDSGANSLSFRAPYGSTDAAPAQFTVFWAANPAITRLVRVTGIFGKVIVK is encoded by the coding sequence GTGAGACCCGCCGGTTTCACGCTGCTGGAAGTGCTGATCGTCGTGGCGATCGTGGGCATCCTGGCCGCGCTGGGCCTGGGCAGCTACACCCGCTGGCGGGCCAGCAGCGCCGTCGGCGAGGGCACGCAGGTCTTCACGCAGGCCGTGAACGCCGCGCGCACCGGCGCCAAGCGCCTGAACACCTGCCAGGAGGTCCTGCTCACGGCCGTCAGCGCCAGCCCCTCCCTGACGGTCCGCTCCTACCCGGGCAGCACCTGCAGCGGCACGCCCACCACCCGCACCCTGAATCTCCCGGCCGGCGTGCAGGCCAGTCTGGACAGTGGCGCGAACAGCCTGTCGTTCCGCGCGCCCTATGGGTCCACGGACGCCGCCCCGGCACAATTCACCGTGTTCTGGGCGGCCAACCCGGCCATCACGCGGCTCGTGCGGGTCACGGGCATCTTCGGGAAGGTGATCGTGAAATGA
- a CDS encoding lysophospholipid acyltransferase family protein, with the protein MSDAAHPEKPAAPSAAKAPTAEPPAPPVIPWVYRLVVDTTYLPVIFSGMHLEVHGREHVPPPGTPLVVAANHVSALDPFLVARALPPGRFLQFMAKKELFIPVIGDIIRAGGSFPVDRSGNDLGAVRTSLRILKANGTVGIFPQGTRGGHEMQGGVALIAAKGRAPILPAGVSRDGKRWIVRFGAPIPPRGGIKAITGELAEVLSTLAVPVGQRL; encoded by the coding sequence ATGAGTGACGCTGCTCACCCCGAGAAGCCCGCTGCCCCGTCAGCCGCTAAGGCCCCCACGGCCGAGCCGCCCGCGCCGCCCGTCATTCCGTGGGTGTACCGGCTGGTGGTGGACACCACGTACCTGCCCGTGATCTTCAGCGGCATGCACCTGGAGGTGCACGGCCGCGAGCACGTGCCGCCGCCCGGCACGCCGCTGGTCGTCGCGGCCAATCACGTGAGCGCCCTGGATCCGTTTCTGGTCGCGCGGGCGCTGCCGCCGGGCCGGTTCCTGCAGTTCATGGCGAAGAAGGAGCTGTTCATCCCGGTTATCGGGGACATCATCCGCGCCGGGGGGTCGTTCCCGGTGGACCGCAGCGGGAACGACCTCGGTGCGGTGCGCACGTCGCTGCGCATCCTGAAGGCGAACGGCACGGTCGGGATCTTCCCGCAGGGTACGCGCGGCGGGCATGAAATGCAGGGCGGCGTGGCATTGATCGCGGCAAAGGGCCGCGCACCGATCCTGCCTGCTGGGGTCAGCCGCGACGGCAAGCGCTGGATCGTCCGCTTCGGGGCGCCCATCCCGCCGCGCGGGGGGATCAAGGCCATCACCGGGGAACTTGCCGAGGTGCTGTCCACGCTGGCCGTCCCGGTCGGGCAGCGGCTGTAG
- a CDS encoding PulJ/GspJ family protein, whose protein sequence is MRRAAREAGLTLIEILLALGIMGVVMALITNWQTGTLNITTRTNATARGLTELNDLTGYVGDRVRTAQRVRVATSGLSVNSGSGNTCSALSPCLAVVLPETNPTTGAVTKYVLFVYRMEPRSKVTADKTPDDWAEDHVQVMREYRSGDSGTTPVNCVPAAGQTFETATGAGCAAMQGLAGLTSVGGFNPYLVADYLTPSDQLPGSAAPFEWSAATRSVTLRVQFRQQAGGRVTSLPPTQAYALNVQARNAPVVP, encoded by the coding sequence GTGAGGCGCGCCGCGCGCGAAGCAGGGCTGACCCTGATCGAGATCCTGCTCGCCCTGGGCATCATGGGCGTCGTGATGGCCCTGATCACGAACTGGCAGACCGGCACCCTGAACATCACCACCCGCACGAACGCCACCGCGCGCGGCCTGACGGAACTGAACGACCTGACCGGGTACGTGGGCGACCGCGTCCGCACGGCGCAGCGGGTCCGGGTGGCCACATCGGGGCTCAGCGTGAACAGCGGCAGCGGGAACACCTGCTCGGCGCTCTCACCCTGTCTGGCCGTCGTGCTGCCCGAGACCAACCCCACGACCGGCGCCGTCACGAAGTACGTCCTGTTCGTGTACCGCATGGAACCCCGCTCGAAGGTCACGGCTGACAAGACCCCGGACGACTGGGCGGAAGACCACGTGCAGGTCATGCGCGAGTACCGCAGCGGCGACTCGGGCACCACACCCGTGAACTGTGTCCCTGCCGCCGGGCAGACCTTCGAGACGGCCACGGGCGCGGGCTGCGCCGCCATGCAGGGCCTCGCGGGGCTCACCTCGGTGGGCGGGTTCAATCCGTACCTCGTGGCGGATTACCTGACGCCCTCGGATCAGCTGCCGGGCAGCGCCGCGCCGTTCGAGTGGAGCGCCGCGACCCGGTCGGTCACGCTGCGCGTCCAGTTCCGCCAGCAGGCGGGCGGCCGCGTGACGAGCCTCCCCCCCACCCAGGCCTACGCCCTGAACGTCCAGGCGCGCAACGCGCCGGTCGTGCCCTGA
- a CDS encoding DNA-3-methyladenine glycosylase family protein: MPLPVHQAPLADHAAAAAHLSRDPVLAGVIARVGDLPVLAPTADPFGTLIRNVTGQQLSVKAAASIHARVTATLGEVTADTLLAASGDTLRGAGLSWAKVRTVQAIAQAAKTGAVDFTHLSGQDDETVITELLPLPGIGRWTAEMFLMFALARADVFSLGDLALRQGLARLHPDAPTAEILNRWAPYRTLAARYVWADNARVKAGGEPV, translated from the coding sequence ATGCCCCTGCCCGTCCATCAGGCCCCCCTCGCCGACCACGCCGCTGCGGCAGCCCACCTGTCCCGCGACCCCGTCCTGGCCGGGGTGATCGCCCGGGTGGGCGACCTGCCGGTCCTGGCCCCCACCGCTGACCCATTCGGGACACTGATCCGCAACGTGACGGGTCAACAGCTGAGCGTGAAGGCCGCCGCGAGCATCCACGCCCGCGTGACGGCCACCCTGGGGGAGGTCACGGCCGACACGCTGCTCGCCGCCAGTGGCGACACCCTGCGCGGCGCGGGCCTGTCATGGGCGAAGGTGCGGACCGTGCAGGCCATCGCGCAGGCCGCGAAGACCGGCGCGGTGGACTTCACGCACCTGAGCGGGCAGGACGACGAGACCGTGATCACCGAACTGCTGCCCCTGCCCGGCATCGGCCGCTGGACCGCCGAGATGTTCCTGATGTTCGCCCTGGCCCGCGCGGACGTGTTCAGCCTCGGGGACCTCGCGCTGCGCCAGGGCCTCGCGCGACTGCACCCGGACGCGCCCACTGCCGAGATCCTGAACCGCTGGGCCCCGTACCGCACGCTGGCCGCCCGCTACGTCTGGGCCGACAACGCCCGCGTGAAAGCGGGCGGGGAACCGGTGTAA
- the xseB gene encoding exodeoxyribonuclease VII small subunit encodes MTEPQPTSYREAYARLSRIAAELESGEADLDRVLPLLEDARAAYAQCRERIEAVRAVLAGDWADGEDGSDEDEE; translated from the coding sequence ATGACTGAGCCTCAGCCCACCTCGTACCGGGAGGCGTACGCCCGGCTGAGCCGCATCGCCGCCGAACTCGAATCCGGAGAGGCCGACCTCGACCGCGTCCTGCCGCTGCTGGAGGACGCCCGCGCCGCGTACGCCCAGTGCCGCGAGCGCATCGAGGCGGTCCGCGCCGTGCTGGCCGGAGACTGGGCCGACGGTGAGGATGGAAGCGACGAAGACGAGGAGTAG
- a CDS encoding NAD(P)H-binding protein translates to MNLAVIGAAGGVGCRVAAQAAAGHQVRALVPTTEQADMLALHGADAVVWAAGAGASGHLQAIDGDALTAATAELVRRRVSGSPGPLVVVSSMGLDRPEQMPPFLAPVLHCTSETALTRSTAASPLAWTVVRPGGLTDAPGTGRVSAGLPAYLNDLRRAGQTFEVVAGDTPVAQAVAEL, encoded by the coding sequence ATGAATCTCGCAGTGATCGGAGCGGCCGGTGGCGTGGGCTGCCGCGTGGCCGCGCAGGCCGCCGCCGGGCATCAGGTGCGTGCACTGGTACCCACCACGGAACAGGCCGACATGCTCGCGCTGCACGGTGCCGATGCGGTCGTGTGGGCCGCCGGGGCCGGCGCCAGCGGCCACCTCCAGGCCATCGACGGGGACGCCCTGACCGCCGCGACGGCTGAACTCGTCCGCCGCCGCGTCTCGGGCAGTCCGGGGCCGCTGGTGGTGGTCAGTTCCATGGGTCTGGACCGCCCCGAGCAGATGCCGCCCTTCCTGGCCCCCGTGCTGCACTGCACGTCCGAGACGGCCTTGACGCGCAGCACGGCGGCCAGCCCGCTGGCATGGACGGTCGTGCGGCCCGGCGGTCTGACCGACGCCCCCGGCACCGGCAGGGTCAGCGCCGGACTGCCCGCCTACCTGAACGACCTGCGCCGCGCCGGGCAGACCTTCGAGGTGGTCGCCGGGGACACCCCGGTCGCGCAGGCCGTCGCCGAGTTGTAA